Proteins from a single region of Streptomyces glaucescens:
- a CDS encoding RHS repeat-associated core domain-containing protein yields MGYTIPGWLDEVLDFIGINFPNVDEDDYREMAEALREFADKFEGHGGDAHKAFSRILSSSEGWAVDAMEKHWNQVKGSHLEKLPEIARLFADACDTLADIVFGMKRKAEIELGVMAASVGISAGLAVVTGGLSALIGAAEVAAMRQVVKRIIDEAVERIVDEVLAKLTEPVNAKLEAMVEDMVLDLAEGAFSMPPADGGDGHGGHGGKGGMQLASAGGGDGGGGGPQKRTRIDHFEFESGAGKVSGHGGELRLAASSPLSRARTAFGRSKGRDPFTEAFDSVLHGALKGTDKAMDKVAKHIAETVPARVKAASTLHKGNDLDIGDRAKGVDVGKHGDGRDGGDGAGPGTRPRTGADARRDPDLPERSRQARALADRETCGDPIDMATGQMVMAQTDVDLPGVLPLALRRTHLTGYAHGNAFGPSWASTLDERLERDPRAGGVWWRREDGSSLYYPRTPDIVGDRVDPVAGERLPLTYVSHGSSYVLVVQDPATGLTRSFEPAAAAEGVWWLAHVEDRNRNHLSFERDANGRPTEIAHSGGYRLTPVCDAGTGRVTSLHALTEDGPLRLRAYRYDESGDLVEVVNAVDAATRYTYDAAHRVTGWHDSNGTTFAYTYDEHGRVTATRGSDGILDSRISYAGPDPDGTTTVTYTDSLGHATVYRANPLGQVVAVTDPLGHTTTQTWDLRDRLLSRTDPTGHRVVHRYDDAGHLVAVVRPDGTETTAEYGAFPQPVAIRTPDGNVTRYTYDSRGNRTSVTTPAGHTTRFGYDEAGRLTSVTDPLGNVTTVRCNPAGLPQEITDPLGAVTRQTHDALGRPVTRTDPTGATTRMEWTPENRLARRTLPDGTRESWTYDGEGNCTTHTDPLGGETRFEYTHFDLLTARTTPDGVRYEFAHDTELRLTEVTNPQGLTWTYTHDAAGRLTAETDFDDRTLTYRHDAAGRLTARTNALGETTLFERNALGQILRKDAAGRITTFTYDVLGRLAGATGPDGSRVTVDRDRYGLVRSETVDGRTLTYAYDELGRRNGRTTPTGATTTWSYDAAGRRTSLLASGRPVDIAYDASGRELSRRVGDFLTLENAYDPLGRLAAQTATAADGRTLQRRAYTYRADGHLAALDDRIDGPRAFDLDPAGRVTAVRAEGWSESYAYDEAGNQTRADWPAAHPGQEATGERAYDGTRITRAGNVRYEHDALGRVTLRRKTRLSRKPDTWRYEWDTEDRLTRVTTPDGTVWRYTYDPLGRRTAKLRLAADGETVVERVDFTWDGTRLCEQTTWSADLPNPVTLTWDHQGLHPVAQTERITAADAPQEEIDSRFFAIVTDLVGSPRELVDEHGDVAWRTRTTLWGTTTWNKDATAYTPLRFPGQYSDPETGLHYNCYRHYDPETARYLTPDPLGLAPAPNPAAYVHNPHTWLDPLGLAACEKDTITVYRKQTDHPLSQRVHIGENGEVSITGKGKLYLNMSDDISHTIEFRGDSGQIVSFDVPREYRDAIRDAALPQNKDDHPDGDAFTRQEWKQLLQEYPEISDPTKGPDLYGIPAKLLDGLRGAVIPNSGHVVREG; encoded by the coding sequence ATGGGTTACACGATTCCGGGCTGGCTCGACGAGGTCCTGGACTTCATCGGCATCAACTTCCCGAACGTGGACGAGGACGACTACCGCGAGATGGCCGAGGCCCTGCGGGAGTTCGCGGACAAGTTCGAGGGCCACGGCGGAGACGCGCACAAGGCGTTCTCCCGGATCCTCTCCTCGTCCGAGGGCTGGGCCGTCGACGCCATGGAGAAGCACTGGAACCAGGTCAAGGGCAGCCACCTGGAGAAACTGCCCGAGATCGCCCGGCTGTTCGCGGACGCCTGCGACACGCTCGCCGACATCGTCTTCGGGATGAAGCGCAAGGCCGAGATCGAACTGGGCGTGATGGCGGCCTCGGTCGGCATCTCGGCCGGTCTCGCCGTGGTCACCGGCGGGCTGTCCGCGCTGATCGGCGCGGCCGAGGTCGCGGCGATGCGGCAGGTGGTCAAGCGGATCATCGACGAGGCCGTGGAGCGGATCGTCGACGAGGTGCTCGCCAAGCTCACCGAGCCGGTCAACGCCAAACTGGAGGCGATGGTCGAGGACATGGTCCTCGACCTGGCCGAGGGCGCCTTCTCGATGCCGCCCGCGGACGGCGGCGACGGCCACGGCGGGCACGGCGGCAAGGGCGGGATGCAGCTCGCCTCGGCGGGCGGCGGGGACGGCGGGGGCGGTGGCCCGCAGAAGCGCACCCGCATCGACCACTTCGAGTTCGAGAGCGGCGCAGGGAAGGTGTCGGGGCACGGCGGCGAACTGCGCCTGGCCGCATCCTCGCCGCTGAGCCGGGCCCGCACCGCGTTCGGCCGCAGCAAGGGCCGCGACCCGTTCACGGAGGCCTTCGACAGCGTGCTGCACGGCGCGCTCAAGGGCACCGACAAGGCCATGGACAAGGTCGCCAAGCACATCGCGGAGACCGTCCCGGCCCGCGTGAAGGCCGCCTCCACGCTGCACAAGGGCAACGACCTGGACATCGGCGACCGGGCCAAGGGGGTCGACGTCGGCAAGCACGGCGACGGCCGGGACGGCGGCGACGGGGCCGGTCCGGGCACCCGGCCCAGGACCGGCGCGGACGCCCGCCGCGACCCGGACCTGCCCGAACGCTCCCGGCAGGCCCGCGCGCTGGCGGACCGGGAGACCTGCGGCGACCCCATCGACATGGCCACCGGCCAGATGGTCATGGCGCAGACCGACGTCGACCTGCCCGGCGTCCTGCCGCTCGCCCTGCGCCGCACCCACCTCACCGGCTACGCCCACGGCAACGCCTTCGGCCCGTCCTGGGCGTCCACGCTCGACGAGCGGCTGGAGAGGGACCCGAGGGCCGGCGGCGTGTGGTGGCGCCGCGAGGACGGCTCCAGCCTGTACTACCCGCGCACCCCGGACATCGTCGGCGACCGCGTCGACCCGGTGGCGGGCGAGCGCCTGCCGCTGACGTACGTCTCGCACGGCAGCTCGTACGTCCTCGTGGTGCAGGACCCGGCCACCGGCCTGACCCGCTCCTTCGAGCCGGCCGCGGCCGCCGAGGGCGTCTGGTGGCTGGCCCACGTCGAGGACCGCAACCGCAACCACCTCTCCTTCGAACGGGACGCGAACGGCCGCCCGACCGAGATCGCCCACTCCGGCGGCTACCGGCTCACACCGGTCTGCGACGCGGGCACCGGCCGGGTGACGTCCCTGCACGCCCTCACCGAGGACGGCCCGCTGCGGCTGCGCGCCTACCGCTACGACGAGAGCGGCGACCTGGTGGAGGTCGTCAACGCCGTCGACGCCGCCACCCGCTACACCTACGACGCCGCGCACCGCGTCACCGGCTGGCACGACAGCAACGGCACCACCTTCGCGTACACCTACGACGAGCACGGCCGGGTCACCGCCACCCGCGGCAGCGACGGCATCCTCGACTCCCGCATCTCCTACGCGGGGCCGGACCCCGACGGCACCACCACCGTCACCTACACCGACTCCCTCGGCCACGCCACCGTCTACCGCGCCAACCCGCTCGGCCAGGTCGTCGCCGTCACCGACCCGCTCGGCCACACGACCACCCAGACCTGGGACCTGCGCGACCGGCTGCTCAGCCGCACCGACCCGACCGGCCACCGCGTCGTGCACCGGTACGACGACGCCGGGCACCTCGTCGCCGTGGTGCGCCCCGACGGCACCGAGACCACCGCCGAGTACGGCGCCTTCCCCCAGCCGGTCGCCATCCGCACCCCCGACGGCAACGTCACCCGGTACACGTACGACAGCCGCGGCAACCGCACGTCCGTCACCACCCCCGCCGGCCACACCACCCGCTTCGGCTACGACGAGGCCGGCCGCCTCACCTCGGTCACCGACCCGCTCGGCAACGTCACCACGGTCCGCTGCAACCCGGCCGGCCTGCCCCAGGAGATCACCGACCCGCTCGGCGCGGTCACCCGCCAGACCCACGACGCCCTCGGCCGGCCCGTCACCCGCACCGACCCCACCGGCGCCACCACCCGGATGGAATGGACGCCCGAGAACCGGCTCGCCCGGCGCACCCTGCCCGACGGCACCCGGGAGTCCTGGACCTACGACGGCGAGGGCAACTGCACCACCCACACCGACCCGCTCGGCGGCGAGACCCGCTTCGAGTACACCCACTTCGACCTGCTCACCGCCCGCACCACGCCCGACGGCGTGCGCTACGAGTTCGCCCACGACACCGAGCTGCGCCTCACCGAGGTCACCAACCCGCAGGGCCTGACCTGGACCTACACCCATGACGCGGCGGGCCGGCTGACCGCCGAGACCGACTTCGACGACCGGACGCTGACCTACCGGCACGACGCCGCGGGCCGCCTCACCGCCCGCACCAACGCCCTCGGCGAGACCACCCTCTTCGAGCGCAACGCCCTCGGGCAGATCCTCCGCAAGGACGCCGCCGGGCGGATCACCACCTTCACCTACGACGTGCTCGGCCGGCTCGCCGGGGCCACCGGCCCGGACGGCAGCCGGGTGACCGTCGACCGCGACCGGTACGGCCTCGTCCGCTCCGAGACCGTCGACGGCCGCACCCTCACCTACGCCTACGACGAGCTGGGGCGCCGCAACGGGCGCACCACGCCCACCGGCGCGACGACCACCTGGTCGTACGACGCGGCGGGCCGCCGCACCAGCCTGCTGGCCTCCGGCCGCCCCGTCGACATCGCCTACGACGCCTCGGGCCGCGAACTCAGCCGGCGCGTCGGCGACTTCCTCACCCTGGAGAACGCCTACGACCCGCTGGGCCGGCTCGCCGCCCAGACGGCCACGGCCGCGGACGGGCGCACCCTCCAGCGCCGCGCCTACACCTACCGCGCCGACGGCCACCTCGCCGCCCTCGACGACCGGATCGACGGCCCGCGCGCCTTCGACCTCGACCCGGCCGGCCGCGTCACCGCCGTCCGCGCCGAGGGCTGGAGCGAGAGCTACGCCTACGACGAGGCCGGCAACCAGACGCGCGCCGACTGGCCCGCCGCCCACCCCGGCCAGGAGGCCACCGGTGAGCGCGCCTACGACGGCACCCGCATCACCCGCGCCGGGAACGTCCGCTACGAACACGACGCGCTGGGCCGCGTCACGCTGCGCCGGAAGACCCGGCTGTCCCGCAAGCCGGACACCTGGCGCTACGAGTGGGACACCGAGGACCGGCTCACCCGGGTGACCACGCCGGACGGCACCGTCTGGCGCTACACCTACGACCCCCTCGGCCGCCGCACCGCCAAGCTGCGCCTCGCAGCCGACGGCGAGACGGTCGTCGAGCGCGTCGACTTCACCTGGGACGGCACCAGGCTGTGCGAGCAGACCACCTGGTCAGCGGACCTGCCGAACCCGGTCACCCTCACCTGGGACCACCAGGGCCTGCACCCCGTCGCGCAGACCGAGCGGATCACCGCGGCGGACGCCCCGCAGGAGGAGATCGACTCCCGCTTCTTCGCGATCGTCACCGACCTCGTCGGCTCCCCCCGCGAACTGGTCGACGAGCACGGCGACGTCGCCTGGCGCACCCGCACCACCCTGTGGGGCACCACGACGTGGAACAAGGACGCCACCGCCTACACCCCGCTCCGCTTCCCCGGCCAGTACAGCGACCCCGAGACGGGCCTCCACTACAACTGCTACCGCCACTACGACCCCGAGACCGCCCGCTACCTCACCCCCGACCCCCTGGGCCTGGCACCCGCGCCGAACCCGGCTGCGTACGTGCACAACCCGCACACGTGGCTGGACCCGCTGGGGCTCGCCGCCTGCGAGAAGGACACCATCACGGTCTACCGCAAGCAGACCGACCACCCGCTGAGCCAGCGCGTCCACATCGGCGAGAACGGGGAGGTGAGCATCACCGGCAAGGGCAAGCTCTACCTGAACATGAGCGACGACATAAGCCACACGATCGAATTCCGGGGCGACAGCGGGCAGATCGTGTCGTTCGACGTGCCCAGGGAATACCGGGACGCGATCCGGGATGCCGCGCTGCCCCAGAACAAGGACGACCATCCCGACGGTGACGCCTTCACCCGGCAGGAATGGAAGCAGCTCCTCCAGGAATACCCGGAGATCTCGGACCCGACCAAGGGACCGGACCTCTACGGAATTCCCGCGAAGCTCCTCGACGGACTCCGGGGAGCGGTCATCCCCAACTCCGGGCACGTGGTACGGGAAGGATAG
- a CDS encoding DUF4291 domain-containing protein, with product MTETEHVRLVRAAYTDSVITVYQAYPPEIAGPALRAGTFVAPFRRERMTWIKPSFLWMMYRCGWAQKPGQERVLRIDIDRAGFEWALAHSALSHFQSGVHTDRDEWRAQVAECPVRVQWDPDRSVRLEPQPWRAIQVGLSGEAVTRYVDDWITGLTDVTDLARSVHSAVLAGKIEDALALLPAERPYPLPEPLRRRLGADG from the coding sequence GTGACGGAGACGGAGCACGTGCGCCTGGTGCGCGCGGCCTACACGGACTCCGTGATCACGGTCTACCAGGCGTACCCGCCGGAGATCGCCGGACCGGCGCTGCGCGCGGGCACGTTCGTGGCACCGTTCAGGCGCGAGCGGATGACGTGGATCAAGCCGTCGTTCCTGTGGATGATGTACCGCTGCGGCTGGGCCCAGAAGCCCGGTCAGGAGCGCGTCCTGCGCATCGACATCGACCGCGCGGGCTTCGAGTGGGCGCTCGCGCACTCGGCCCTCAGCCACTTCCAGTCCGGTGTGCACACCGACCGGGACGAGTGGCGGGCCCAGGTCGCGGAGTGCCCCGTGCGCGTGCAGTGGGACCCGGACCGGTCGGTCCGTCTGGAACCGCAGCCCTGGCGGGCGATCCAGGTGGGCCTGTCCGGTGAGGCCGTGACCCGCTACGTCGACGACTGGATCACCGGCCTGACGGACGTCACGGACCTGGCCCGCTCCGTGCACTCGGCGGTCCTGGCCGGGAAGATCGAGGACGCGCTGGCCCTCCTCCCCGCCGAACGCCCCTACCCGCTCCCCGAGCCGCTGCGCCGCCGGCTGGGCGCGGACGGCTGA